In Gossypium raimondii isolate GPD5lz chromosome 12, ASM2569854v1, whole genome shotgun sequence, a single window of DNA contains:
- the LOC105763288 gene encoding uncharacterized protein LOC105763288 gives MRKLCPNIDKEDGLETVLEVPVPEEMFTSMGNNLQARLENMLTWMKAQASDKWSQPMLAGRINELRFLLYLVGSPLIPLQVQLGHSVHKPVKDCSIQASTAKYIVQQYIAATGGQQALNAVHSMCVTGQVKITASEFQQGDVNVKVKSTEETGGFVLWQKDPDLWCLELIISGCKVVSGSNGKLSWRHSSNQQTPIARGPPRPLRRFLQGLDPRSTANLFIDATCIGEKIISNEDCFILKLETNAAIREAQSGPNYEIINHTIWGYFSQRSGLMIQFEDSRLLMMKTKDDSDVFWETRTESVMDDYKYTDGVNIAHSGKTSVTVFRYGEQSSNHKRQIEEKWKIEDVDFNVWGLTKDDFIPPSDMQTS, from the exons atgagGAAACTTTGTCCAAACATCGACAAAGAAGATGGCCTTGAGACGGTTCTGGAGGTCCCTGTCCCCGAAGAAATGTTCACCAGCATGGGCAACAATCTTCAAGCCCGTCTGGAAAACATGTTAACATGGATGAAAGCTCAAGCATCCGATAAGTGGTCCCAACCCATGCTTGCCGGTCGGATTAACGAGCTGCGCTTCCTACTTTACCTTGTTGGATCCCCTCTTATCCCTCTCCAGGTGCAATTGGGCCACTCTGTTCACAAACCTGTCAAGGACTGCTCCATT CAAGCTTCAACAGCAAAATACATTGTGCAGCAGTACATAGCTGCAACAGGTGGACAACAAGCTTTAAACGCAGTGCATAGTATGTGTGTAACCGGACAGGTGAAAATCACTGCATCGGAGTTTCAACAAGGCGATGTAAACGTTAAAGTGAAGAGCACAGAGGAAACAGGCGGATTCGTGCTGTGGCAAAAAGACCCAGATTTATGGTGCTTGGAGCTTATAATTTCAGGTTGCAAGGTTGTTTCTGGAAGCAATGGCAAACTCTCCTGGAGGCATTCCTCTAACCAACAAACTCCTATTGCAAGAGGCCCTCCCAGACCCTTGCGCCGCTTTCTCCAG GGGTTGGATCCTAGGTCGACGGCCAATTTGTTCATAGATGCAACGTGCATAGGTGAGAAAATTATAAGCAATGAAGACTGCTTCATCCTAAAGCTGGAGACAAATGCAGCAATCCGTGAGGCGCAAAGCGGACCAAACTATGAGATCATCAACCACACAATCTGGGGTTACTTTAGCCAGAGATCGGGTCTGATGATTCAATTTGAGGATTCCAGGTTACTGATGATGAAAACCAAGGACGACAGCGACGTGTTCTGGGAAACCAGGACGGAGTCGGTGATGGACGACTATAAATACACGGATGGGGTGAACATCGCACATTCTGGGAAAACAAGCGTCACGGTGTTTAGGTACGGGGAGCAATCGTCAAACCACAAGAGGCAGATTGAAGAGAAATGGAAGATCGAAGACGTTGATTTCAATGTTTGGGGTTTGACAAAGGATGATTTTATTCCACCTTCTGACATGCAAACAAGTTAA